In the genome of Verrucomicrobium sp., one region contains:
- the thrB gene encoding homoserine kinase yields MKTKAVSVRVPATSSNLGPGFDCLGVALKLHNTVRVAHAKEDAAEGMIAETARAFFQAAKIRSFPFAASVKGSVPPARGLGSSVTVRLGVAAGLNRLAGEPLPDSRLLALVVELEGHPDNAVPAFHGGFAACAGKRYLLAPVAPRLRFVGLVPDFELPTKKARAVLPKKVPLSDAVANVGRTALLTAAFAAQEYEALPGLFDDRLHQPYRAKLLPGWDAVREAALKAGALGFYLSGAGSTLMALTLKDSEKIAAAMLRAARKAGIGARTFVTQADNRGLV; encoded by the coding sequence ATGAAAACTAAGGCCGTCTCCGTCCGCGTCCCCGCGACCAGCTCCAACCTCGGCCCCGGCTTCGACTGCCTGGGCGTGGCGCTGAAGCTCCACAACACGGTACGCGTCGCCCATGCGAAGGAGGACGCCGCCGAGGGGATGATCGCGGAGACCGCCCGGGCCTTCTTCCAGGCGGCGAAAATCCGTTCCTTCCCCTTCGCGGCCTCGGTAAAGGGCAGCGTCCCGCCCGCGCGCGGCCTGGGGAGCAGCGTCACCGTCCGCCTGGGCGTCGCCGCCGGGCTCAACCGCCTGGCGGGCGAGCCCCTGCCGGACTCGCGCCTCCTGGCCCTCGTCGTCGAATTGGAAGGGCATCCGGACAACGCCGTCCCGGCCTTCCACGGCGGTTTCGCCGCCTGCGCGGGGAAGCGCTACCTCCTGGCCCCCGTCGCGCCCCGGCTCCGCTTCGTCGGCCTGGTCCCCGACTTCGAGCTGCCGACCAAGAAGGCCCGCGCCGTCCTGCCGAAGAAGGTCCCCCTTTCCGACGCCGTGGCCAACGTCGGCCGCACCGCCCTCCTCACCGCCGCCTTCGCCGCCCAGGAATACGAGGCCCTGCCCGGCCTCTTCGACGACCGCCTCCACCAGCCCTACCGGGCCAAGCTCCTCCCCGGCTGGGACGCCGTCCGGGAAGCGGCCCTGAAAGCCGGAGCCCTCGGCTTCTACCTGAGCGGCGCCGGTTCCACCCTCATGGCCCTGACCCTTAAGGACTCGGAGAAAATCGCGGCCGCCATGCTCCGGGCGGCCAGGAAGGCGGGCATCGGCGCGCGGACCTTCGTGACCCAGGCGGACAATCGCGGCCTTGTTTAA
- a CDS encoding rhomboid family intramembrane serine protease, with protein sequence MRRRAPLTFALIAGCCAVFLLQLLFFYGKESGWIDDTFALSPAGIAAGRWWQLFTYGWLHSETLVIHILFNMLMLQFLGRELEEPLGPRRFLALYLGSLLCAGLLWLATKPEPNAAIEGASGAVFGLLAAYACYAPRRALQVWVLFVLPLRMTARTLALALVGVEILCQAAGWLPSIAHTAHLGGALFGFVAMRRWRVTAPAPPAFADHTSEPLDPPHEN encoded by the coding sequence GTGAGGCGGCGCGCCCCCCTCACCTTCGCCCTCATCGCGGGCTGCTGCGCCGTCTTCCTCCTCCAGCTCCTTTTCTTCTACGGGAAGGAATCGGGCTGGATTGACGACACCTTCGCCCTTTCCCCGGCGGGCATCGCGGCGGGGCGGTGGTGGCAGCTCTTCACCTACGGCTGGCTCCACTCGGAGACCTTGGTCATCCACATCCTCTTCAACATGCTCATGCTCCAGTTCCTGGGGCGGGAGCTGGAGGAGCCGCTGGGGCCGCGCCGCTTCCTGGCCCTCTACCTGGGCTCCCTCCTCTGCGCCGGCCTCCTCTGGCTGGCCACCAAGCCGGAGCCGAACGCCGCCATCGAGGGGGCCAGCGGCGCGGTCTTCGGCCTCCTGGCCGCCTATGCCTGCTACGCGCCCCGGCGCGCCCTGCAGGTCTGGGTCCTCTTCGTCCTGCCGCTGCGGATGACGGCGCGGACGCTGGCCCTGGCCCTCGTCGGCGTGGAGATCCTCTGCCAGGCGGCGGGCTGGCTCCCCTCCATCGCCCACACCGCCCACCTGGGCGGGGCGCTCTTCGGCTTCGTCGCCATGCGCCGGTGGCGCGTCACCGCCCCCGCGCCGCCCGCCTTCGCCGATCACACGTCCGAACCCCTCGACCCTCCCCATGAAAACTAA
- the nadC gene encoding carboxylating nicotinate-nucleotide diphosphorylase encodes MIPPPSPEILREAARRALEEDRGPGDITTQIFVPAQSHAKARIFAKERCVLAGLPVAEAVFREEDPSLRLTAEARDGDALEPGATVLRIEGALHPLLVGERPALNYLQRLSGIATLTRRFVDALAGTKTRLLDTRKTTPGLRHLEKYAVLCGGGTNHRTGLHDHFLVKDNHWTAFDPATLRERIAAARALKPNALLEFEADTLDQVRLLLKLDVDRILLDNMGLEEMETAVREAAGRVELEASGNMTLARVPAVGRTGVDFISVGALTHSATAVDFSLEVLS; translated from the coding sequence ATGATCCCGCCGCCGTCCCCGGAGATCCTCCGCGAGGCCGCCCGCCGCGCGCTGGAGGAGGATCGCGGCCCCGGCGACATCACGACGCAAATCTTCGTCCCCGCGCAAAGCCACGCCAAGGCACGCATCTTCGCCAAGGAACGGTGCGTCCTGGCGGGGCTGCCCGTGGCGGAGGCGGTCTTCCGGGAAGAGGACCCGTCCCTGCGCCTCACGGCGGAAGCCCGGGACGGCGACGCGCTGGAGCCCGGCGCCACCGTCCTGCGGATCGAGGGGGCGCTCCATCCCCTCCTCGTCGGCGAGCGGCCCGCGCTCAACTACCTCCAGCGCCTTTCCGGCATCGCCACGCTGACCCGCCGCTTCGTCGACGCCCTGGCCGGGACGAAGACCCGCCTCCTGGACACCCGCAAGACGACGCCCGGCCTGCGCCATTTGGAGAAATACGCCGTCCTCTGCGGTGGCGGGACCAACCACCGCACCGGCCTCCACGACCATTTCCTGGTGAAGGACAACCACTGGACCGCCTTCGACCCCGCCACGCTGCGGGAGCGGATCGCCGCCGCCCGCGCGCTCAAGCCGAACGCGCTCCTCGAGTTCGAGGCCGACACCCTCGACCAGGTCCGCCTCCTCCTGAAGTTGGACGTCGACCGCATCCTTTTGGACAACATGGGCCTGGAGGAGATGGAAACCGCCGTCCGGGAAGCGGCGGGCCGCGTCGAGCTGGAAGCCTCCGGAAACATGACGCTGGCGCGGGTCCCCGCCGTCGGGCGGACGGGGGTCGACTTCATCTCCGTCGGCGCGCTGACCCACAGCGCCACCGCGGTCGACTTCTCCCTGGAGGTCCTCTCGTGA
- the pyrH gene encoding UMP kinase has translation MQDTPRPSTFKRILLKLSGEVLAGEEAIDPQVTLQIAKQIAEIHRLGVEVAIVIGGGNIWRGLTPSHAGMDRSTADYMGMLATVMNGLGLRDALEKVDVPTRVLTAIEMKNIAETFIRGRAIRHLEKGRVIIFVAGTGNPFFSTDTTAALRANEIGAQIILKATKVDGIYDSDPKKNPEAKRFDRISYLEALKGRLAVMDSTAFSLCMDNRMPIIVFDMFKPGNLKAVVQGEKVGTLVSDKV, from the coding sequence ATGCAAGACACTCCCCGGCCCTCGACCTTCAAACGCATCCTCCTAAAACTCAGCGGGGAGGTGCTGGCCGGAGAGGAGGCGATCGATCCGCAGGTCACCCTTCAGATCGCCAAGCAGATCGCGGAAATCCACCGGCTGGGCGTCGAGGTGGCCATCGTCATCGGCGGCGGCAACATCTGGCGCGGCCTGACCCCCTCCCACGCCGGGATGGACCGCAGCACCGCCGACTACATGGGCATGCTGGCCACCGTCATGAACGGCCTGGGCCTGCGCGACGCGCTGGAAAAGGTCGACGTGCCCACCCGCGTGCTCACCGCCATCGAGATGAAGAACATCGCCGAGACCTTCATCCGCGGCCGGGCCATCCGCCACCTGGAAAAGGGGCGCGTCATCATCTTCGTCGCCGGCACGGGCAACCCCTTCTTCTCCACCGACACCACCGCCGCCCTGCGCGCCAACGAAATCGGCGCCCAGATCATCCTCAAGGCGACGAAGGTCGACGGCATCTACGATTCCGACCCGAAGAAGAACCCCGAGGCCAAGCGCTTCGACCGGATCAGCTACCTGGAGGCGCTCAAGGGCCGCCTGGCCGTCATGGACTCGACCGCCTTTTCCCTCTGCATGGACAACCGGATGCCGATCATCGTCTTCGACATGTTCAAGCCGGGAAACCTCAAGGCCGTCGTCCAGGGAGAGAAGGTCGGCACCCTGGTCAGCGACAAAGTTTAG
- a CDS encoding succinate dehydrogenase/fumarate reductase iron-sulfur subunit, with product MNFTLKVWRQKNADASGAFETYEAKDINPNMSFLEMLDVVNDDLTKRGIPPIAFDHDCREGICGTCSLVLNGDPHGPTQGTTTCQVYMRSFQDGDVIVVEPWRVGAFPVLRDLVTDRSAFDRIIQAGGYVSVRTGQAPEANGAPIPHRMAEAAFDAAHCIGCGACAAACKNGSPMLFVAAKVAHLNSLPQGQPERGERVLGMVRALDAEGFGSCTHTTACEAVCPKEIPYDLIVRLNREFLAASAQEAVTPHGHAGGAAG from the coding sequence ATGAACTTCACCCTCAAGGTTTGGCGGCAGAAGAACGCCGACGCGTCCGGCGCGTTCGAGACATACGAGGCCAAGGACATCAACCCCAACATGTCCTTCCTGGAGATGCTCGACGTCGTCAACGACGACCTCACCAAGCGCGGCATCCCCCCCATCGCCTTCGACCACGACTGCCGCGAGGGCATCTGCGGCACCTGCTCCTTGGTCCTTAATGGCGACCCCCACGGCCCCACGCAGGGCACCACCACCTGCCAGGTCTACATGCGCTCCTTCCAGGACGGGGACGTCATCGTCGTCGAGCCCTGGCGCGTCGGGGCCTTCCCCGTCCTGCGCGACCTGGTGACCGACCGCAGCGCCTTTGACCGCATCATCCAGGCCGGCGGCTACGTCTCCGTCCGCACCGGACAGGCCCCGGAGGCCAACGGCGCCCCCATCCCCCACCGGATGGCGGAAGCCGCCTTCGACGCCGCCCACTGCATCGGCTGCGGCGCCTGCGCGGCCGCCTGCAAGAACGGCTCCCCCATGCTCTTCGTGGCGGCGAAGGTCGCCCACCTCAATTCCCTGCCCCAGGGCCAGCCGGAGCGCGGCGAGCGCGTCCTGGGCATGGTCCGCGCGCTGGACGCGGAGGGCTTCGGCTCCTGCACCCACACCACCGCGTGCGAGGCCGTCTGCCCGAAGGAAATCCCCTACGACCTGATCGTCCGCCTCAACCGGGAATTTTTGGCCGCCTCCGCCCAGGAAGCGGTGACCCCCCACGGCCACGCCGGCGGCGCCGCCGGTTGA
- a CDS encoding fumarate reductase/succinate dehydrogenase flavoprotein subunit, giving the protein MSAILNPRVPEGPLAEKWTRRKNEMKLVAPNNKRKYKVLIVGTGLGGASAAASLAEMGYEVESFCFQDSPRRAHSIAAQGGINAAKNYQNDGDSVYRLFYDTVKGGDFRSREANVYRLAQVSTQIIDQCVAQGVPFAREYGGMLANRSFGGAQVSRTFYARGATGQQLLLGAYQALSRQIAAGRIKLHERTEMVDLVLEDGKAKGIIVRDLVTGELTAHAGDAVVLATGGYGNVFYLSTYARGSNATAIWRAYKRGAALANPCFTQIHPTCIPVTGDYQSKLTLMSESLRNDGRMWVPKKQHDSRPPAQIPEDERDYFMERMYPSYGNLAPRDIASRAAKRVCDEGRGVGPNGLGVYLDFADVVKRIGEEGVREKYANLFQMYNEITHEDAYKAPMRIYPAIHYTMGGLWVDYQLMSNVPGLFVVGEANFSDHGANRLGASALMQGLADGYFVLPYTLGDYLAGEKPGSRPKADAASFQTAHKESAARIERLLSIGGKKPVSEFHRELGKILWHYCGMARNDAGLRKALELIPQLRAEFWRDALVPGTGAELNQSLEKANRIADFLELGELLCRDALTRAESCGCHFREEFQEEGECKRNDADYAHVAAWTYNGEGQEPTRNVEPLTYENIKLATRSYK; this is encoded by the coding sequence ATGAGCGCGATCCTCAATCCCCGCGTCCCGGAAGGGCCGCTCGCCGAAAAGTGGACCCGGCGCAAGAACGAGATGAAACTCGTCGCGCCGAACAACAAGCGGAAATACAAGGTGCTCATCGTCGGCACCGGCCTGGGCGGCGCCTCCGCCGCCGCCTCCCTGGCGGAAATGGGCTACGAGGTGGAATCCTTCTGCTTCCAGGACAGCCCGCGCCGCGCCCACAGCATCGCAGCCCAGGGCGGCATCAACGCGGCCAAGAACTACCAGAACGACGGCGACAGCGTTTACCGCCTCTTCTACGACACGGTGAAGGGCGGCGACTTCCGCTCCCGCGAGGCCAACGTCTACCGCCTGGCCCAGGTCAGCACCCAGATCATCGACCAGTGCGTCGCCCAGGGCGTCCCCTTCGCCCGCGAATACGGCGGCATGCTGGCCAACCGCTCCTTCGGCGGCGCGCAGGTCTCCCGCACCTTTTACGCGCGCGGCGCCACCGGCCAGCAGCTCCTTTTGGGCGCCTACCAGGCCCTCTCCCGGCAGATCGCCGCCGGCCGCATCAAGCTGCACGAGCGGACGGAAATGGTCGACCTGGTGCTGGAAGACGGCAAGGCCAAGGGCATCATCGTCCGCGACCTGGTGACCGGCGAGCTGACCGCCCACGCGGGCGACGCCGTCGTCCTGGCCACCGGCGGCTACGGCAACGTCTTCTACCTCTCCACCTACGCGCGCGGCTCCAACGCCACCGCCATCTGGCGCGCCTACAAGCGGGGCGCCGCCCTGGCCAACCCCTGCTTCACCCAGATCCACCCCACCTGCATCCCGGTGACCGGCGACTACCAGTCAAAGCTCACCCTGATGTCCGAGTCCCTCCGCAACGACGGCCGCATGTGGGTGCCGAAGAAGCAGCACGACTCCCGCCCCCCGGCCCAAATCCCGGAGGACGAGCGCGACTACTTCATGGAGCGGATGTATCCCAGCTACGGGAACCTGGCCCCGCGCGACATCGCCTCCCGCGCCGCCAAGCGCGTGTGCGACGAGGGCCGCGGCGTCGGCCCGAACGGCCTGGGCGTCTACCTCGACTTCGCCGACGTGGTGAAGCGCATCGGCGAAGAGGGCGTGCGGGAGAAATACGCCAACCTCTTCCAGATGTACAACGAGATCACCCATGAGGACGCCTACAAGGCCCCCATGCGGATCTACCCCGCCATCCACTACACGATGGGCGGCCTCTGGGTCGACTACCAGCTGATGAGCAACGTCCCCGGCCTCTTCGTCGTGGGCGAGGCCAACTTCTCCGACCACGGCGCCAACCGCCTGGGCGCCAGCGCCCTCATGCAGGGCCTGGCGGACGGCTACTTCGTCCTTCCCTACACCCTGGGGGACTACCTGGCGGGAGAGAAGCCCGGCAGCCGCCCGAAGGCCGACGCCGCCTCCTTCCAAACCGCCCACAAGGAAAGCGCCGCCCGCATCGAGCGGCTCCTCTCCATCGGCGGGAAGAAGCCCGTCTCCGAGTTCCACCGGGAGCTGGGCAAGATCCTCTGGCACTACTGCGGCATGGCCCGCAACGACGCCGGGCTGCGCAAGGCCCTGGAGCTGATCCCGCAGCTGCGGGCCGAGTTCTGGCGGGACGCCCTGGTCCCCGGCACCGGCGCGGAACTCAACCAGTCCCTGGAAAAGGCCAACCGCATCGCCGACTTCCTGGAGCTGGGCGAGCTGCTCTGCCGCGACGCGCTGACCCGCGCCGAGTCCTGCGGCTGCCACTTCCGCGAGGAATTCCAGGAAGAGGGCGAGTGCAAGCGCAACGACGCCGACTACGCCCACGTCGCCGCCTGGACCTACAACGGCGAGGGCCAGGAGCCGACCCGCAACGTCGAGCCCCTGACCTACGAAAACATCAAGCTGGCCACCCGGAGCTACAAATAA
- a CDS encoding succinate dehydrogenase cytochrome b subunit, with the protein MAAASKKHSFFRSSIGLKAIMAVTGLILFGFVIVHMLGNLQIFLPPEKINHYAYLLQGNPWLLWTFRAVLILSVLLHVDAAVRLTRRNRAARPQDYAQLKPQTASLASRLMFVGGLVVLAFIIFHLYQFTLMGGPYHGYRAFEAPLPGVPAPVHDVHRMMVAAFSNVWVVLFYIVSLGFLALHLHHGGAALLRSLGVGNRTTFALQNAVARFFAWSVFLGMAAIPALVFLGYVK; encoded by the coding sequence ATGGCCGCCGCCTCCAAGAAGCACTCCTTCTTCCGCTCCAGCATCGGGCTCAAAGCGATCATGGCCGTCACCGGCCTCATCCTCTTCGGGTTCGTCATCGTCCACATGTTGGGCAACCTGCAAATCTTCCTCCCGCCGGAGAAGATCAACCACTACGCCTACCTCCTCCAGGGCAATCCCTGGCTGCTCTGGACCTTCCGGGCCGTCCTCATCCTCTCCGTCCTCCTGCACGTCGACGCCGCCGTCCGCCTCACCCGCCGGAACCGCGCCGCCCGCCCGCAGGACTACGCGCAGCTCAAGCCCCAGACGGCCTCCCTGGCCAGCCGCCTCATGTTCGTCGGCGGCCTCGTGGTCCTGGCCTTCATCATCTTCCACCTCTACCAGTTCACCCTCATGGGCGGGCCCTATCACGGCTACCGCGCGTTCGAGGCGCCGCTGCCCGGCGTCCCCGCCCCCGTCCACGACGTCCACCGCATGATGGTGGCGGCCTTCAGCAACGTCTGGGTCGTCCTCTTCTACATCGTCTCCCTCGGCTTCCTGGCCCTCCACCTTCACCACGGCGGCGCGGCCCTGCTCCGCAGCCTGGGCGTGGGGAACCGGACCACCTTCGCCCTCCAGAACGCCGTCGCCCGCTTCTTCGCCTGGAGCGTCTTCCTGGGCATGGCGGCCATCCCGGCCCTCGTCTTCCTGGGCTACGTCAAATAA
- a CDS encoding HAD-IA family hydrolase, protein MTKPSVYFFDAAGTLLHPARPVGETYAAIARAHGAELDPARLQEGFRAAFRKLGPRAAGTVPENGDDRAWWRQVVRLSVEGQPAPAAFEPWFEELYTHFSQPEVWRLFPDVAPTLEALQGSGARLAVLSNWDARLRPVLEGLGLGRFFERLFISAEMGCAKPDPLIFRKALAAMDCAPEEAAMVGDEAAHDDVPARAQGLRAYLLDRPRRGLEGLLESLD, encoded by the coding sequence ATGACGAAGCCCTCCGTCTACTTCTTCGACGCGGCGGGGACGCTCCTCCATCCCGCCCGCCCGGTCGGCGAGACCTACGCCGCGATCGCCCGCGCGCACGGCGCGGAGCTGGATCCCGCGCGGCTCCAGGAAGGCTTCCGCGCCGCGTTCCGCAAGCTCGGCCCGCGCGCGGCGGGAACGGTGCCGGAAAACGGCGACGACCGCGCGTGGTGGCGGCAGGTCGTCCGCCTCAGCGTGGAAGGGCAGCCCGCGCCCGCCGCCTTCGAGCCGTGGTTCGAGGAGCTGTACACCCACTTCTCCCAGCCGGAGGTGTGGCGGCTTTTCCCAGACGTGGCGCCCACGCTGGAGGCGCTGCAGGGCTCCGGCGCGCGTCTGGCCGTCCTCTCCAACTGGGACGCGCGGCTCCGCCCGGTGCTGGAAGGGCTCGGCCTGGGCCGCTTCTTCGAGCGCCTCTTCATCAGCGCGGAAATGGGCTGCGCCAAGCCCGATCCCCTCATCTTCCGCAAGGCCCTGGCCGCCATGGACTGCGCGCCGGAAGAGGCCGCCATGGTCGGCGACGAGGCCGCGCACGACGACGTCCCCGCCCGCGCCCAGGGGCTGCGCGCCTACCTTTTGGACCGCCCCCGGCGCGGCCTGGAAGGGCTATTAGAATCGCTGGATTAG
- a CDS encoding Mur ligase family protein yields MDYAAALAWLGQTRRLGMKLGLGKMEALAAALGSPEKKLRFVHIAGTNGKGSTAAFCAAALRARGLRTGLYTSPHLRSVRERIQVDGVPISREAFAAGIAAVAAVSLPEEWGPPTFFEAVTAVALRHFAQAGVEWAVWETGLGGRLDATNIVTPAVTIVTNIGTDHREFLGDTPEAVAAEKAGIFKPGVPAVTGQEAGPALDVLRRRAEEKGAPLTVLHTGFPGPLGLRGPHQARNAACAAAALRLVLPFADEELSRAFATAAWPGRFQVLRKEPPLVVDGAHNPEGIAAAVAAWKESYRVPYRLVFGAFTDKDSAAAARLLLPGAARVDLVGLPGERAAAPESLLPHFPGAAVHPSLAALWPDLGGEPALLLGSLTLAAEALRLHEGADAEETQLNELLSPAR; encoded by the coding sequence ATGGACTACGCCGCGGCCCTCGCCTGGCTCGGCCAGACCCGGCGGCTGGGGATGAAGCTGGGCCTGGGCAAGATGGAGGCCCTGGCCGCCGCCCTCGGCTCCCCGGAAAAAAAGCTCCGCTTCGTCCACATCGCGGGGACCAACGGAAAGGGCTCCACCGCCGCCTTCTGCGCCGCCGCGCTCCGCGCCCGGGGCCTGCGGACCGGCCTCTACACCTCCCCCCACCTCCGCAGCGTGCGGGAGCGGATCCAGGTCGACGGCGTCCCGATCTCCCGCGAGGCCTTCGCCGCCGGGATCGCCGCCGTTGCCGCCGTCTCCCTGCCGGAAGAATGGGGCCCGCCGACCTTCTTCGAGGCGGTCACCGCCGTCGCCCTCCGCCACTTCGCGCAGGCGGGCGTCGAATGGGCCGTCTGGGAAACCGGCCTCGGCGGGCGGCTCGACGCGACCAACATCGTCACCCCCGCCGTCACCATCGTCACCAACATCGGGACCGACCACCGCGAGTTCCTGGGCGACACGCCGGAGGCGGTCGCCGCCGAGAAGGCCGGCATCTTCAAGCCCGGCGTCCCCGCCGTCACCGGGCAGGAGGCGGGCCCCGCCCTGGACGTCCTGCGCCGCCGCGCGGAGGAAAAGGGCGCGCCGCTCACCGTCCTTCATACCGGCTTCCCCGGCCCGCTTGGCCTGCGCGGCCCGCACCAGGCGCGCAACGCCGCCTGCGCCGCCGCAGCCCTCCGCCTCGTCCTCCCCTTCGCGGACGAGGAACTTTCCCGCGCCTTCGCCACCGCCGCGTGGCCCGGCCGCTTCCAGGTATTGCGCAAAGAGCCGCCCCTGGTCGTCGACGGCGCGCACAACCCGGAAGGGATCGCCGCCGCCGTCGCCGCGTGGAAGGAAAGCTACCGCGTTCCCTACCGCCTCGTCTTCGGCGCCTTCACCGACAAGGACTCCGCCGCCGCCGCGCGGCTCCTCCTGCCCGGCGCGGCGCGGGTCGATCTGGTCGGCCTCCCCGGCGAGCGGGCCGCCGCCCCGGAAAGCCTCCTGCCCCACTTCCCCGGCGCGGCGGTCCATCCCTCCCTCGCCGCGCTCTGGCCCGACCTCGGGGGGGAGCCCGCCCTCCTCCTCGGCTCCCTCACCCTGGCCGCCGAGGCCCTCCGCCTCCACGAAGGGGCCGACGCGGAGGAAACCCAGCTCAACGAGCTCCTCTCCCCCGCCCGATGA
- the accD gene encoding acetyl-CoA carboxylase, carboxyltransferase subunit beta, whose product MQNESPEAISIPSGETRLEIPNGLWTSCPHCREMLYAKQLADNTQVCPKCQHHFALGARDWAELLADPGTFKEEDAGLGPVDALNFVAVKAYAEQIQKYQKSTGLREAVVSGFLSIEGEKASLAAMDFKFLGGSMGAAVGEKITRAIERATKAKVPVLIISTSGGARMHEGAMSLMQMAKTSGALARHHEAGLPFISILTNPTMGGVTASYASLGDVILAEPHAMVGFAGKRVIKETTKQDLPKGFQTAEFLLDRGLIDMIVPRLSMRPTLAKILRYLKKK is encoded by the coding sequence ATGCAAAACGAATCCCCCGAAGCGATCAGCATCCCCTCCGGCGAGACCCGCCTGGAGATCCCCAATGGCCTGTGGACCAGCTGCCCGCACTGCCGGGAGATGCTCTACGCCAAGCAGTTGGCGGACAACACCCAGGTCTGCCCGAAGTGCCAGCACCACTTCGCCCTGGGGGCCCGGGATTGGGCGGAGCTGCTGGCCGACCCCGGCACCTTCAAGGAAGAGGACGCGGGCCTGGGCCCCGTCGACGCGCTCAACTTCGTGGCCGTGAAGGCCTACGCGGAGCAGATCCAGAAATATCAGAAAAGCACCGGCCTGCGGGAAGCGGTCGTCAGCGGCTTCCTCTCCATCGAGGGGGAGAAGGCCTCCCTGGCCGCCATGGACTTCAAGTTCCTGGGCGGCAGCATGGGCGCGGCGGTAGGGGAGAAGATCACCCGCGCCATCGAACGCGCCACCAAGGCGAAGGTCCCCGTCCTCATCATCTCCACCTCCGGCGGCGCCCGCATGCACGAGGGCGCCATGAGCCTCATGCAGATGGCCAAGACCAGCGGCGCCCTGGCCCGCCACCACGAGGCCGGGCTGCCCTTCATCTCCATCCTGACCAACCCCACCATGGGCGGCGTCACCGCCAGCTACGCCTCCCTGGGCGACGTCATCCTGGCCGAGCCCCACGCCATGGTCGGCTTCGCCGGCAAGCGCGTCATCAAGGAGACGACCAAGCAGGACCTCCCCAAGGGCTTCCAGACCGCCGAGTTCCTCCTGGACCGCGGCCTGATCGACATGATCGTGCCGCGCCTCTCCATGCGGCCGACCCTGGCCAAGATCCTCCGTTACCTGAAGAAGAAGTAG
- a CDS encoding ComF family protein — translation MWVELYSAAKEWGRTGADLLFPPAAIDPELPGTRRVAAPFCRQCGEPFPGVFPGPFLCANCQEREWSLAWARAAYRAEGTVRDAILHFKYGGQSHYLSPLTDWLEDGFRRFAAGENWDGLVPVPLHPLRRRERGFNQAAELARALGRRQGIPVLPCLKRARPTVQQARLSRGPRLRNLLGAFQVNARFDVEGRHLLLIDDVLTTGATAEACARILLAAGAARVAALTIARA, via the coding sequence ATGTGGGTTGAGCTCTATTCGGCAGCGAAGGAGTGGGGCCGGACCGGCGCCGACCTCCTCTTCCCGCCCGCCGCGATCGACCCGGAGCTGCCCGGCACGCGGCGGGTCGCCGCCCCCTTTTGCCGCCAGTGCGGGGAGCCCTTTCCCGGCGTCTTCCCCGGCCCCTTCCTCTGCGCCAACTGCCAGGAACGGGAATGGTCCCTGGCCTGGGCCCGGGCGGCGTATCGCGCCGAGGGGACCGTCCGCGACGCGATCCTCCACTTTAAATACGGCGGCCAGTCCCATTACCTCTCTCCCCTGACCGACTGGCTGGAGGACGGCTTCCGCCGCTTTGCCGCCGGGGAGAATTGGGACGGGCTGGTCCCGGTCCCCCTCCACCCTCTGCGGCGGCGGGAGCGCGGCTTCAACCAGGCGGCGGAACTGGCCCGGGCTCTGGGCAGGCGCCAAGGGATCCCCGTCCTCCCCTGTTTAAAGAGAGCGCGCCCCACCGTCCAACAGGCCCGGCTGAGCCGCGGCCCCCGGTTGCGGAACCTGCTGGGGGCCTTCCAGGTAAACGCCCGGTTTGACGTGGAAGGCCGCCATTTGCTACTAATCGACGATGTATTGACCACCGGCGCGACCGCCGAGGCGTGCGCCCGCATCCTCTTGGCGGCCGGAGCGGCCCGGGTCGCCGCCCTCACCATCGCCCGCGCCTGA